In Streptomyces sp. NBC_00704, a genomic segment contains:
- a CDS encoding FtsW/RodA/SpoVE family cell cycle protein, which yields MTKAGVRAGTDTTVAAADAPAAMVGLPRRRGVELSLIVLAVLLSVYGYCAVGLARDGAVPPGAAGYGAGLGVLALLAHLAVRLRAPCADPLLLPVAVLLNGMGLVLIYRLDLETPGDRAAPTQLVWSTVGVALFIAVVTALRDHRVLQRYSYVCVVAALVLLTLPILFPAVNGARIWIRIAGFSIQPGEFAKVLLAVFFAAYLAANRTALTYAGRRIRRFSRMQLPTGRVLGPIVTIWLLSVGVLVLERDLGTSLLFFGLFVVMLYVATGRTGWIAVGLLLASLGAVAVGRLEPHVHSRVEDWLHPFASIEAGQGANQLAQSLFSFAAGGASGTGLGLGHSVLIGFAVKSDFILATAGEELGLAGLSALFLLYGLLVERGYRAGLSLRDPFGRLLAAGLASIVALQVFVIAGGVTGLIPLTGMAMPFLAQGGSSVVTNWAIVALLIRVSDSARRPYDARSAAAATEPSAHPATGPAAHTPAGPAAHTPGTSAARASSRAAGRGTPDEPVDTLVDKSPGRSR from the coding sequence ATGACGAAAGCCGGAGTCCGCGCGGGAACCGACACCACCGTGGCGGCGGCCGACGCGCCCGCCGCCATGGTGGGACTCCCCCGCCGCCGTGGCGTCGAACTGTCCCTCATCGTCCTGGCCGTCCTGCTCTCCGTGTACGGGTACTGCGCGGTCGGCCTGGCCCGCGACGGCGCCGTCCCGCCCGGAGCCGCGGGCTACGGGGCAGGGCTCGGGGTGCTCGCGCTGCTCGCGCATCTGGCGGTGCGGCTGCGCGCCCCCTGCGCCGACCCGCTGCTGCTTCCCGTCGCCGTGCTGCTCAACGGGATGGGCCTGGTGCTGATCTACCGGCTCGACCTGGAGACGCCGGGCGACCGGGCGGCGCCCACGCAACTCGTGTGGTCCACGGTCGGCGTCGCGCTGTTCATCGCGGTCGTGACGGCGTTGCGCGACCACCGGGTGCTCCAGCGGTACTCGTACGTGTGCGTGGTCGCCGCGCTCGTCCTCCTGACCCTGCCCATCCTGTTCCCGGCCGTGAACGGGGCCCGCATCTGGATCCGGATCGCGGGCTTCTCCATCCAGCCGGGAGAGTTCGCGAAGGTACTGCTGGCGGTGTTCTTCGCCGCCTACCTGGCGGCCAACCGCACGGCGCTGACCTACGCGGGCCGCCGGATCCGGCGCTTCAGCCGGATGCAGCTGCCCACCGGGCGGGTGCTCGGCCCGATCGTCACGATCTGGCTGCTGAGCGTCGGCGTGCTGGTCCTGGAGCGGGACCTCGGCACGTCCCTGCTCTTCTTCGGCCTGTTCGTGGTGATGCTCTACGTCGCGACCGGCCGCACCGGCTGGATCGCGGTGGGGCTGCTGCTCGCCTCGCTGGGCGCGGTGGCCGTCGGACGCCTGGAACCGCACGTGCACAGCCGGGTCGAGGACTGGCTGCATCCGTTCGCCTCGATCGAGGCGGGCCAGGGCGCCAACCAGCTCGCGCAGTCGCTGTTCTCCTTCGCGGCGGGCGGGGCGTCGGGCACCGGGCTGGGCCTGGGCCACTCGGTCCTCATCGGCTTCGCCGTGAAGTCGGACTTCATCCTGGCGACGGCGGGCGAGGAGCTGGGCCTCGCGGGGCTGTCGGCGCTGTTCCTGCTCTACGGGCTGCTCGTCGAGCGCGGTTACCGGGCGGGGCTGTCGCTGCGCGACCCCTTCGGGCGGCTGCTGGCCGCGGGCCTCGCCTCGATCGTGGCCCTCCAGGTCTTCGTGATCGCGGGCGGTGTCACCGGCCTGATCCCGCTGACCGGCATGGCGATGCCGTTCCTGGCGCAGGGCGGCTCCTCGGTCGTCACCAACTGGGCGATCGTGGCGCTGCTGATCCGGGTGAGCGACTCGGCCCGCAGACCGTACGACGCCCGGTCCGCCGCCGCGGCCACCGAACCGTCCGCCCACCCGGCCACCGGACCGGCCGCACACACGCCCGCCGGACCGGCCGCGCACACGCCCGGCACGTCGGCCGCCCGAGCGTCGTCCCGGGCGGCCGGCCGGGGCACGCCCGACGAACCCGTCGACACGCTGGTCGACAAGAGCCCAGGGAGATCCCGGTGA
- a CDS encoding acyltransferase family protein — protein sequence MGERDRGRGRDPRRHREAGGGPGRDLYVDFLRAWAILLVVLGHWLITGLVRRPDGEIVAPELLATVPWTQWLTLGFQIMPLFFLAGGHAAAGSWARARSAGGTVAGWVGQRAARLLLPAAAYSGLVLFAVGVSAGLGVDPATLALVGWAMAMQLWFLPVYLLLSALTPAMYALHERWGVRVPLATGAVALGIGASVAAAGSPRPGLVEAVGALNYVLVWGVVYQLGFCWRDGFLGGDGRSAAPVALAAGGGAAFVALVGPGPFPVSLILVTGQELSNADPPSPAMLAWAVAQAGAALLVAPVVRRVLERPRARRAVRVLGAGSMALYLWHMLPVLIVAAAFYLTGLAPEPAYGSAAWWALRGPWLLVLGAVLAAVVRALRPLERGLSGVETRVRPVAGLRGTASWAMWGGLGTSVCALTYFAGHGFAYEGAFPVWPAVGLGVGTALVSLTRATAPAPAAAPHHPKAPTVDHPADHRAGHPAGHPVGGPEAHPEVLAADGPDGRGGAAGPR from the coding sequence GTGGGAGAGCGTGACCGGGGCCGGGGCCGGGATCCGCGTCGGCATCGGGAGGCGGGCGGTGGGCCGGGGCGGGACCTGTACGTCGATTTCCTGCGGGCCTGGGCCATTCTGCTGGTCGTGCTCGGGCACTGGCTGATCACCGGGCTGGTCCGGCGTCCGGACGGGGAGATCGTCGCGCCGGAGCTGCTCGCGACCGTGCCCTGGACGCAGTGGCTCACCCTGGGCTTCCAGATCATGCCGCTGTTCTTCCTCGCCGGCGGGCACGCCGCCGCCGGTTCCTGGGCGCGGGCCCGGTCGGCCGGCGGGACCGTCGCGGGGTGGGTGGGACAGCGGGCGGCGCGTCTGCTGTTGCCCGCCGCCGCGTACAGCGGTCTCGTGCTGTTCGCGGTCGGGGTGAGCGCCGGGCTCGGTGTGGACCCCGCGACGCTGGCGCTGGTGGGCTGGGCGATGGCCATGCAGTTGTGGTTCCTGCCGGTGTATCTGCTGCTCAGCGCCCTGACACCGGCGATGTACGCCCTCCATGAACGGTGGGGGGTGCGGGTCCCCCTGGCGACCGGCGCGGTCGCGCTCGGCATCGGCGCGTCGGTCGCGGCCGCCGGTTCGCCGCGCCCCGGACTCGTGGAGGCCGTCGGGGCGCTGAACTACGTCCTCGTGTGGGGGGTCGTCTACCAGCTCGGCTTCTGCTGGCGCGACGGTTTCCTGGGCGGCGACGGACGGTCGGCCGCGCCGGTCGCGCTCGCGGCGGGCGGCGGAGCGGCGTTCGTCGCGCTGGTCGGGCCCGGACCGTTTCCCGTCAGTCTGATCCTGGTGACCGGGCAGGAGCTGAGCAACGCCGATCCACCGTCGCCCGCCATGCTGGCGTGGGCCGTCGCGCAGGCAGGGGCGGCCCTGCTCGTGGCACCGGTGGTGCGACGGGTGCTGGAACGGCCACGGGCCCGAAGGGCGGTGCGGGTGCTGGGTGCGGGCAGCATGGCGCTCTACCTGTGGCACATGCTGCCGGTGCTGATCGTCGCCGCCGCGTTCTACCTCACCGGCCTGGCTCCCGAACCCGCCTACGGTTCCGCCGCGTGGTGGGCGCTGCGGGGGCCGTGGCTGCTGGTGCTGGGCGCCGTCCTGGCGGCGGTGGTGCGGGCGCTGCGGCCGCTGGAGCGAGGGCTGTCCGGGGTGGAGACTCGGGTGCGGCCGGTCGCGGGGCTGAGGGGAACGGCCTCCTGGGCGATGTGGGGCGGGCTCGGGACGAGCGTCTGCGCGCTGACGTACTTCGCGGGGCACGGGTTCGCGTACGAGGGCGCGTTCCCGGTGTGGCCCGCGGTGGGGCTGGGCGTGGGCACGGCCCTCGTGAGCCTGACGCGCGCGACCGCCCCCGCCCCCGCCGCCGCACCTCACCACCCGAAGGCTCCCACGGTGGATCACCCGGCGGATCACCGGGCTGGTCACCCGGCCGGTCACCCGGTGGGTGGCCCGGAGGCTCACCCGGAGGTCCTTGCGGCCGACGGCCCTGACGGGCGCGGCGGGGCGGCCGGACCGAGGTAG
- the ku gene encoding non-homologous end joining protein Ku: protein MRSIWNGAISFGLVSIPIKLVNATESHSISFRQIHTEDGGRIRYRKVCELEEREVSSAEIGKGYEDADGTIIPITDEDLSHLPLPTAKTIEIVAFVPADRIDPLQMDAAYYLQAGGAPAAKPYTLLREALKRSHKVAIAKYALRGRERLGMLRVVGDAIAMHGLLWPDEVRAPEGVAPDASVTVRDKELDLADALMDTLGEVDLDDLHDEYREAVEEVVAAKAAGETPREAPSAPSSGKVLDLMAALEKSVRAAKESRGEEAGSAADADSDTEADGDGGRDSGSRSGRAKVSRLPQRESARSTPKQTGGKKSTSAAKKTAAAPRKSAQAAKKSTSSKSAAAAKSTAGAKGATRKTAAKKTAATAKKSPAKKTAARKRSA, encoded by the coding sequence GTGCGATCCATATGGAACGGCGCCATCTCGTTCGGTCTCGTCAGCATTCCGATCAAGCTGGTCAACGCCACCGAGAGCCACTCGATCTCCTTCCGCCAGATCCACACCGAGGACGGCGGCCGCATCCGCTACCGCAAGGTGTGCGAGCTGGAGGAGCGCGAGGTCAGCTCGGCCGAGATCGGCAAGGGGTACGAGGACGCGGACGGCACCATCATCCCGATCACCGACGAGGACCTGTCCCACCTGCCGCTCCCGACCGCGAAGACGATCGAGATCGTGGCCTTCGTCCCGGCCGACCGGATCGACCCGCTCCAGATGGACGCCGCCTACTACCTCCAGGCGGGCGGCGCCCCGGCGGCGAAGCCCTACACACTGCTCAGGGAGGCCCTCAAGCGCAGCCACAAGGTGGCCATCGCCAAATACGCCCTGCGCGGCCGTGAACGTCTCGGCATGCTCCGCGTGGTCGGCGACGCCATCGCCATGCACGGTCTGCTCTGGCCGGACGAGGTCCGCGCGCCGGAGGGCGTCGCCCCGGACGCATCCGTCACCGTCCGCGACAAGGAACTCGACCTCGCGGACGCCCTCATGGACACCCTCGGCGAGGTCGACCTGGACGACCTGCACGACGAGTACCGCGAGGCCGTCGAGGAGGTCGTGGCGGCGAAGGCGGCCGGTGAGACGCCCCGGGAGGCCCCGAGCGCGCCGTCCAGCGGCAAGGTGCTGGACCTGATGGCGGCACTGGAGAAGAGCGTGCGGGCGGCCAAGGAGTCGCGGGGCGAGGAGGCGGGGTCCGCGGCGGACGCGGACTCGGACACGGAGGCGGACGGCGACGGCGGGCGGGACTCCGGCTCCCGGTCGGGGCGGGCCAAGGTGAGCCGCCTGCCGCAGCGCGAGTCCGCCCGCAGCACCCCGAAGCAGACCGGCGGCAAGAAGTCGACGTCGGCGGCGAAGAAGACGGCGGCGGCCCCGAGGAAGTCGGCCCAGGCGGCGAAGAAGTCGACGTCCTCGAAGAGCGCGGCGGCGGCGAAGAGCACGGCGGGCGCCAAGGGCGCGACGAGGAAGACCGCCGCGAAGAAGACGGCGGCGACGGCGAAGAAGAGCCCGGCGAAGAAGACCGCGGCCCGCAAACGCTCGGCCTGA
- a CDS encoding protein-tyrosine phosphatase family protein, whose protein sequence is MRTRRKQPDVPVPDRPWSEIVPGLWMGGHEFRGPGGERRPVVVRGEFGLVQTLTRERPGHGPDPGVRHQVWPIPDGPLDGTQLAGVIRLAQAAGDALDAGLTVLVRCYSGYNRSGLVVAHALTERGHSADGAVRLIRSRRSPWALHNELFVEYLRAGLPTARLLEELAE, encoded by the coding sequence TTGCGGACCCGCAGGAAGCAGCCCGACGTACCTGTTCCGGACCGTCCGTGGAGCGAGATCGTGCCCGGCCTGTGGATGGGCGGTCACGAGTTCCGGGGGCCCGGCGGAGAGCGGCGGCCGGTCGTGGTGCGCGGCGAGTTCGGTCTCGTCCAGACGCTGACCCGGGAGCGGCCGGGCCACGGGCCCGACCCCGGCGTGCGCCACCAGGTGTGGCCGATCCCGGACGGGCCGCTGGACGGGACCCAGCTCGCGGGGGTGATCCGGCTGGCGCAGGCCGCGGGGGACGCGCTGGACGCGGGCCTCACGGTGCTGGTGCGCTGCTACAGCGGATACAACCGCTCGGGCCTGGTCGTGGCCCACGCGTTGACGGAACGGGGGCACTCGGCCGACGGGGCCGTTCGGCTGATACGGTCACGGCGCTCGCCCTGGGCCCTGCACAACGAGCTGTTCGTGGAGTACCTGCGGGCGGGGCTGCCCACGGCCAGGCTGCTGGAAGAACTGGCCGAGTAG
- a CDS encoding nuclease-related domain-containing protein: MNGLRVVPVSRHGQERLYVCLTDGSNIAWYDREAARINLIRDDRREDVLEALRSFVTGPVAVGPPPVPTPAELARLSLHPDDDLAPNRPGEALLIDLDRDPPPAHRLRTDPRRRALAAERTVGEALDRLDGAGWHTLHSVPLPGGDRVHHLAVGPAGLFAVHAVHARRQRVRIADPMVALGRRAPEPLLRRVRADADRASYALTAEVHPVLALVGPAEVTVTAPPRATRILTDAGLPDLARLGGVLKPADVEALHAMARDRGTWARV; this comes from the coding sequence ATGAACGGACTGCGCGTCGTACCGGTCTCGCGGCATGGCCAGGAACGGCTCTACGTCTGCCTCACGGACGGCAGCAACATCGCCTGGTACGACCGTGAGGCGGCCAGGATCAACCTCATCCGGGACGACCGCAGGGAAGACGTCCTGGAAGCTCTCCGGTCCTTCGTCACCGGCCCGGTCGCCGTGGGGCCGCCCCCGGTGCCGACCCCGGCGGAGCTGGCCCGTCTCTCCCTCCACCCGGACGACGACCTGGCCCCCAACCGTCCCGGCGAGGCCCTGCTGATCGACCTCGACCGCGACCCGCCCCCCGCCCACCGGCTGCGCACCGACCCGCGCCGCCGCGCCCTGGCGGCCGAGCGGACGGTCGGCGAGGCGCTCGACCGGCTCGACGGCGCGGGCTGGCACACGCTGCACTCCGTGCCGCTGCCCGGCGGCGACCGCGTCCACCACCTGGCCGTCGGCCCGGCCGGACTGTTCGCCGTGCACGCCGTCCACGCCCGCAGGCAGCGGGTCCGGATAGCCGACCCGATGGTCGCCCTGGGCCGCCGCGCCCCCGAGCCCCTGCTGCGCCGGGTGCGCGCCGACGCCGACCGCGCCTCCTACGCCCTGACGGCCGAGGTCCACCCCGTGCTGGCCCTCGTGGGCCCGGCGGAGGTCACCGTCACCGCGCCCCCACGGGCGACCCGCATCCTCACCGACGCCGGGCTGCCCGACCTGGCCCGCCTGGGCGGCGTGCTCAAACCGGCCGACGTGGAGGCCCTGCACGCCATGGCCCGGGACCGGGGCACCTGGGCGAGGGTCTGA
- the ligD gene encoding non-homologous end-joining DNA ligase: MTPITEVEGRRLPLSNLQKVLYPATGFTKGEVLHYYATVADALLPHLRDRPLSFLRYPDGPDGQVFFAKNVPPGTPEWVTRAEVPRSEGPARMVVVQDLASLVWAANLVTEFHTPQWVIQEPETADRLVLDLDPGAPATVVECCEVALWLRERLAADGIEAYPKTSGSKGLHLLAAVRGASSERVTEYAKQLAVEAERAAPRLVLHRMTRSLRPGKVFVDWSQNAARKTTAAPYTLRARAEPTVSAPVTWEEVEACRSAGPLTFLASDIAPRLQDFGDLLAPLTDARRAGTVPDPGTAGS, translated from the coding sequence ATGACGCCGATCACCGAGGTGGAGGGGCGGCGGCTCCCGCTCAGCAATCTGCAGAAGGTGCTGTATCCGGCCACCGGGTTCACCAAGGGCGAGGTGCTGCACTACTACGCGACCGTCGCCGACGCCCTGCTGCCCCATCTGCGCGACCGGCCGCTGTCCTTCCTGCGCTATCCCGACGGGCCGGACGGCCAGGTGTTCTTCGCCAAGAACGTGCCGCCGGGGACGCCCGAGTGGGTCACCAGGGCCGAGGTGCCGCGCTCGGAGGGGCCGGCGCGGATGGTCGTCGTGCAGGATCTGGCGAGCCTCGTCTGGGCGGCGAACCTCGTCACCGAGTTCCATACGCCCCAGTGGGTGATCCAGGAGCCGGAGACCGCCGACCGGCTCGTCCTCGACCTCGACCCCGGCGCGCCCGCGACCGTCGTCGAGTGCTGCGAGGTCGCGCTGTGGCTGCGGGAGCGGCTGGCGGCGGACGGCATCGAGGCGTACCCGAAGACGTCCGGGTCGAAGGGGCTGCATCTGCTGGCGGCGGTGCGGGGGGCGTCGTCCGAACGGGTCACGGAGTACGCCAAACAGCTCGCCGTGGAGGCGGAACGGGCCGCTCCGCGGCTGGTGCTGCACCGGATGACGCGGAGTCTGCGGCCGGGGAAGGTGTTCGTCGACTGGAGTCAGAACGCCGCGCGCAAGACGACGGCCGCGCCGTACACGTTGCGGGCCCGCGCCGAGCCGACCGTGTCGGCGCCGGTGACGTGGGAGGAGGTCGAGGCGTGCCGGTCGGCCGGCCCGCTCACGTTCCTGGCCTCCGACATCGCGCCGCGGTTGCAGGACTTCGGCGACCTGCTGGCGCCGCTGACCGACGCGCGGCGCGCGGGGACGGTGCCGGACCCCGGAACCGCCGGTTCCTGA
- a CDS encoding SH3 domain-containing protein — protein sequence MSMRSALTRLAIVTAAGALAATAAVTPALADDWDGDGGGNSTQGSDDSYDWLDQGGGGGGGDQNAQGNPNGQNNENNQNAQSSQNSQGNQSNQNNQNNPNGQSNPNGQTWQNGQGGQDGQGGQDGQGGQGGQGGNWQSGGGGGDGGEGGTGGNGGNWQSGGGDGGGDWQSAGHDDSRRYRGRVTASELLLRSAPDRGSQVIRVARRGEIVSIFCRAPGQNVQGNSVWYLLTDGTWAWGAARYIDVIGTTPRLC from the coding sequence ATGTCCATGCGCTCGGCTCTCACCCGTCTGGCCATAGTCACCGCAGCCGGCGCGCTCGCCGCCACCGCGGCCGTCACCCCGGCTCTCGCCGACGACTGGGACGGCGACGGCGGCGGCAACAGCACCCAGGGCAGCGACGACTCGTACGACTGGCTGGACCAGGGCGGCGGGGGCGGCGGAGGCGACCAGAACGCCCAGGGGAACCCGAACGGCCAGAACAACGAGAACAACCAGAACGCCCAGAGCAGTCAGAACAGCCAAGGCAATCAGAGCAACCAGAACAACCAGAACAACCCGAACGGGCAGAGCAATCCGAACGGGCAGACCTGGCAGAACGGCCAGGGCGGCCAGGACGGCCAAGGCGGCCAGGACGGCCAGGGCGGCCAGGGCGGCCAGGGCGGCAACTGGCAGTCCGGTGGCGGCGGCGGTGACGGCGGCGAGGGCGGAACCGGGGGGAACGGCGGGAACTGGCAGTCCGGCGGCGGTGACGGCGGCGGCGACTGGCAGTCGGCCGGCCACGACGACTCCCGCCGCTACCGCGGACGCGTCACCGCGAGCGAACTGCTGCTGCGCAGCGCGCCCGACCGGGGCAGCCAGGTCATCCGGGTCGCCCGCCGCGGCGAGATCGTCTCGATCTTCTGCCGGGCCCCCGGGCAGAACGTCCAGGGCAACTCCGTCTGGTACCTCCTCACGGACGGCACCTGGGCCTGGGGCGCCGCGCGGTACATCGACGTCATCGGCACGACGCCGCGCTTGTGCTGA
- a CDS encoding HAMP domain-containing sensor histidine kinase codes for MRPALPSWAGTLAVKAAVFITVMCCALAALLGVLVHVSVTNQTVGQARDLALSRLKDATAAFEAGDSLGRGASLDPPGLPPSLHSLAVSGERGTMVADRLGRPTMWAAGPADGGRALAVAVDYSQSAHTIEALDTAILWSSALAIGATLLVGAVAVTRVTRRLHTTAQVARRITAGDLDARVDDRRAKEPGRPQDEVGAVAVALDSMASSLQGKLLSEQRFTADVAHELRTPLTGLHAAAELLPPGRPTELVRDRVTALRTLTEDLLEISRLDTGRERLELDAEDLGALAARVVRAAQASDFSGTPSASGPTAADGTPASGGEVAVVVVRNAHVETDRRRLERVLGNLLANAHRHGRAPVTLTVDGPVMTVRDHGDGYPEYLVAHGPQRFRTEGGAKGHGLGLTIAVGQAEVLGARLAFTNAPDGGAVATLTLPQTPPAPARLPDGAA; via the coding sequence ATGAGGCCGGCGCTGCCGTCCTGGGCCGGCACGCTCGCCGTGAAGGCCGCCGTCTTCATCACCGTGATGTGCTGCGCGCTGGCCGCCCTGCTCGGCGTCCTGGTGCACGTCTCGGTGACCAACCAGACGGTGGGCCAGGCCCGCGACCTCGCGCTCTCCCGGCTGAAGGACGCGACCGCGGCCTTCGAGGCGGGGGACTCGCTCGGCCGGGGGGCGAGCCTGGATCCGCCCGGACTGCCCCCGTCGCTGCACAGCCTGGCGGTGTCCGGGGAGCGCGGCACGATGGTCGCCGACCGGCTGGGCCGCCCCACGATGTGGGCGGCGGGCCCCGCCGACGGCGGGCGGGCCCTCGCGGTCGCCGTCGACTACTCGCAGAGCGCCCACACCATCGAGGCGCTGGACACCGCGATCCTGTGGTCGTCGGCGCTGGCAATCGGGGCGACGCTGCTGGTCGGCGCGGTCGCCGTGACCCGGGTGACCCGCCGGCTGCACACCACCGCGCAGGTGGCCCGCCGGATCACCGCCGGCGACCTCGACGCCCGGGTGGACGACCGCCGCGCCAAGGAGCCGGGCCGGCCGCAGGACGAGGTCGGCGCGGTCGCCGTGGCGCTGGACTCCATGGCCTCCTCGCTCCAGGGCAAACTGCTCAGCGAGCAGCGCTTCACCGCCGACGTGGCGCACGAGCTGCGCACCCCGCTGACCGGGCTGCACGCGGCGGCCGAGCTGCTGCCGCCCGGACGGCCGACGGAGCTGGTGCGTGACCGGGTGACGGCTCTGCGCACGCTCACCGAGGACCTGCTGGAGATCTCGCGGCTGGACACCGGGCGGGAGCGGCTGGAGCTGGACGCCGAGGACCTGGGCGCGCTGGCGGCGCGGGTGGTGCGGGCCGCGCAGGCCTCCGACTTCTCCGGCACGCCGTCGGCCTCCGGGCCCACGGCGGCCGACGGGACTCCCGCGTCCGGCGGCGAGGTCGCGGTCGTCGTCGTCCGCAACGCGCACGTGGAGACCGACCGGCGGCGGCTGGAACGGGTGCTCGGCAACCTGCTCGCCAACGCGCACCGGCACGGGCGGGCTCCGGTGACGCTGACGGTGGACGGGCCCGTGATGACCGTCCGGGACCACGGGGACGGGTATCCGGAGTACCTCGTCGCGCACGGGCCGCAGCGGTTCCGCACCGAGGGCGGGGCCAAGGGGCACGGGCTCGGGCTGACCATCGCGGTCGGCCAGGCGGAGGTGCTGGGCGCGCGGCTGGCGTTCACGAACGCGCCGGACGGCGGCGCAGTGGCCACGCTGACGCTGCCTCAGACGCCGCCCGCCCCGGCGCGCCTCCCCGATGGCGCAGCGTGA